GGCTGCCACCCACGACCCCATCGTCGCCCCGATGCTGCTTCCAGCGACCCCGTCGTCGCCCCGGCGCTGCCTCCCGCAGCCCAGCGATCGCAGAGAGCCGCCCACCACCCGCCGGGCGGAATCGGAGGGCATCCGGGCAGGAGGTGATCACCCCCAGCACCGATCACGCCCGAAAGCAGCACTCACCGTCACTGTGCGGTCCGCATAGTGACAGTGAGTTGACCGGCCCCCACCGGCGTGGTGTACTCCGGATCGTGACCGACACCTGTGTGCGCCTGTGGCGGAGGGTCCATATGGACCTCGTCCGCTATGCGGGCTGCGTGTGTCGCCCGTCCTGCTGAATTCGCATCCCCCTTCTTCTTCCCGCACGTACCGCGCCCTCCGCCGGTGCCGTAGCGGGCTCTTCGCGAACTCTCATCAGGACGGTGCCCGTGTCTGTCTCTCCCGCCGCCGTCGGCGCTTCCAAGCCGGTTGCCACGCCGAACTCCGCTTCGGATCCCGCTCCCCACTCCACCCCGGCCTCTGCCCCGCACTCCTCCCCTACGCAGGCGGAACTCCTCGACTTCGTACGCCGCACAGCCTCCGACGCCGAGCTCATCGCCTCACTCACGCTCGACCCCGAGGGCCGTACCTGGGTACGGCTCGAAGGCCCCGGCGGCAGCGAGGCGTGGCTGATCGGCTGGCCGCCCGGCACCGGCACCGGCTGGCACGACCACTCCGACTCGGTCGGGGCCTTCGTGACGGCGGCCGGTGAGCTCAAGGAGCACTCCCTCGCCGTCCGCCTGCCGGCCGACGGCTGGAAGACCCTGGAGCTGGCGGACGACGTGGACCGCTCACGCCGTCTGCCGGCGGGCAAAAGCCGCTCCTTCGGCCGCCACCACGTGCACGAGGTCCTCAACGAGTCCACCGACCTGCACGCGATCTCCGTCCACGCCTACTACCCGCCCCTGCCACAGATGCGCCGCTTCAGCCGCAGCGGACCGATCCTGCGCCTGGAGCAGGTGGAACGTCCGGAGGACTGGCAGTGAGCGTGGCGGGAGGCGAGTCTGTGGTGCATGGTGTCGGCGAACGGCCCGTTGGCGGGCCGGAGTTGAGGGGCAGCGACGTGAGCGATGGGGGCGAGCAGCAGGCCGTCGGGAGCTTCCGATCGCCGGTGGGCGGCAACAGCACGGCTGAACCGCCGGTCGG
The DNA window shown above is from Streptomyces chartreusis and carries:
- a CDS encoding putative leader peptide; amino-acid sequence: MRLWRRVHMDLVRYAGCVCRPSC
- a CDS encoding cysteine dioxygenase — its product is MSVSPAAVGASKPVATPNSASDPAPHSTPASAPHSSPTQAELLDFVRRTASDAELIASLTLDPEGRTWVRLEGPGGSEAWLIGWPPGTGTGWHDHSDSVGAFVTAAGELKEHSLAVRLPADGWKTLELADDVDRSRRLPAGKSRSFGRHHVHEVLNESTDLHAISVHAYYPPLPQMRRFSRSGPILRLEQVERPEDWQ